In Arthrobacter sp. CJ23, the genomic window CACCGGCCACCAGACCTTCAAGGGTGTGGCCGGCTATGACCTCACGGCGCTTCTGGTGGGCTCGGAGGGGACCCTGGGGATCGTGGTGGGCGTGACGGTCCGGCTCAAGTACCTTCCCCATGAGGTCCACACCGTGGCCGCCTTCTACCCGGACTTCCGTAGCGCCGCCGCCGGCGTGCTGGCAGTGGGCAAGGCCCGGGTCCAGCCGGCCATCATGGAGTTGCTGGACAACGGCACCTTGCAGCAGTTGGACGAGATGAACGGCTCCGAGCTGCAGTCCCGCGGGAAGTCGCTGCTGCTTGTCCAGACGGACGGATTCGGTGCCGCCGCCGAGGCCGAGGTGGTGCGCCGGGTCCTGGCGGCCGGGGGCGCCGTGGTGACCACCGAGGCCAGCGAGGAAGCCGAGCAACTCGTGGAGCTGCGGCGCAACAGCCGCGGCGCCGAAGTGGACGACGAATTCCGCGTGGGCGAAGACATTGCGGTGCCGCGTTCACGGCTTGTTGATTTCGTGGCGGAGCTCGAAGCCATGGCCTCCCGGTACCGGGTGGGGCTCAAGGTGGTGGCCCATGCCGGCGACGGCAACCTGCACCCGACGTTCTGGATGGACCGCGTGGATGAGCAGACCGACGCCGCGGCACTGCTCCGGCTCAACGCTGCCCTGGACGAATCCATCCGGGTTGGCCTGGATATGGGCGGCACCATCACCGGCGAGCATGGGGTGGGCCAGTACAAGCTCCGCTGGCTGGGCCTGGAACAGCCCGAGCCCGTGCGGGAACTGCAGCGCCGGATCAAGGACCTCTTCGACCCCGCAGGCATCCTGAATCCAGGCAAGGCCATCTAGCTTTTCTGGTATCCCAAAAATGCGACGCGTTCCCTGATGTCACAAACCATGTCCATATTTCGGTGCATTTACTTTGATGGATTCTACCCATAGTCTTATTTGGTATACCAAAAGAGACGAAAAGGGGACCATCCCGTGCGCGACGAGCACCAGGGCAGCAGAGGCCTGCCCGGC contains:
- a CDS encoding FAD-binding oxidoreductase; the encoded protein is MSSRLSHAQLALDEATRNSYSIDQGPIVDRHLPLAVVWAESVENVQHIVRSCAAYGIPIVARGAGTGVSGGAHASRGCIVLSLERMNRILDLNPDDETAVVEPGVINAGLNAAAAEHGLMYAPDPASFKISTIGGNVATNAGGLRCAKYGVTRDSVLALDVVMSDGSLLHTGHQTFKGVAGYDLTALLVGSEGTLGIVVGVTVRLKYLPHEVHTVAAFYPDFRSAAAGVLAVGKARVQPAIMELLDNGTLQQLDEMNGSELQSRGKSLLLVQTDGFGAAAEAEVVRRVLAAGGAVVTTEASEEAEQLVELRRNSRGAEVDDEFRVGEDIAVPRSRLVDFVAELEAMASRYRVGLKVVAHAGDGNLHPTFWMDRVDEQTDAAALLRLNAALDESIRVGLDMGGTITGEHGVGQYKLRWLGLEQPEPVRELQRRIKDLFDPAGILNPGKAI